In Yarrowia lipolytica chromosome 1F, complete sequence, a genomic segment contains:
- a CDS encoding uncharacterized protein (Compare to YALI0F01815g, similar to Saccharomyces cerevisiae BUD14 (YAR014C); ancestral locus Anc_3.180, some similarities with uniprot|O60132 Schizosaccharomyces pombe SPBC1706.01 SH3 Src homology domain protein): MLGKRKDTPAMVAPLKIDTSREMEIYSRDDKEDGTHGSSHNNHLVGAEEDEDEDLDDDPFEHQSSSPSIHEDEIDFDYVYAFKTFVATEKGQANAVKGDAMVLLNDSNSYWWLVRLVKDSSVGFLPAEHVETPWERLARLNKHRNGELASPANDSHGFSSFFGAEKEGKGSNPFNKIFKKKEKAKSVAFNGNPTYVSASEYEYSDGYEGEEDDDTHDEEHDYEENEEEEEEEVEEEDDQDTERVVRHLQQKQTDARNKPGHINPLVANAHSPHNAPQPVLSPDLDKAPTPLVVNKVRKAPANLTVDTSLRPGGTPNVIVANNPNHPNSQVHSSWDANASSEEEEQESNSNLTKEVGEESGISEESVIITSQRPANASAAAAAAAAAAAVVAADRSADRSADRSIDRSVERSRAASQGSVASSILPPPSDHRLSVSSQNSDSSAVSQASGKKRFSLLRAKSSVDNLQRASSGGSATGRLVGLFKRKSKETMKKGSKELEPVRSPASSVHSASSSVHQAADQSDLASIDEEGDSASTPNSAGGVVSGVYPVKPGSHRKGSYSSVSSVRSQGSLLSQHSSQQQSPMQARHAGPASSVAPLAPRPNRPMSQPVVQAPMGPQLHHSHSVGSSPATPQYPTHQNSQPHQLHHTQGQHPHHLQKHLPGQAPGHSSLGPMPSYAPGMHEQVVRGNGNGPNSNGNGHFPGQAPGHASLGPMPSHPPGQFPGQGRGHTSMGSFQPNGINGNGAAPHLRSDMRSDMRSDMYSRDLPQNIDDAHNGHRQPGSERQSNNPFPERQSSSSPFPERRDSRQQMQQPQGESHHHHHHPLAHPDLPRALSPERQVGRMTPEERPLHIVRPQVQSQTPTGPFADLSPLKTFNREYGSSSTLGSSQGLPPVSPIKTVNSGRVTPTSQIPTPSQASFYNEHGEVVEAESIRAVDSDAVTSPVGGMSDVTSPISGMSDTVTSPMESDPFGVHDPRTNTAAPPWPSAIDTSSHHNQGLGDDVEIESIGSDLSSSHDGNYDNHLHPHGIPSKEQTPSVVSIVSSFDDELETPTVAVAKHMSLTPQLAGFEASEFAGRSTPDASDARTPQLENIDDADDNNGNTTPHVGAGDRDDSNESEIGNSTLTRAPVANLDAPSAPTPVAPLAHHRIQPGNVSTQSVQSFATAHNGFSSASLASSFSTSSLLDGYEQRSEETVDESPVSEMAEAPGFGEPKALNDSGHGRAASDASTSTIRRIPINKSKRYSTTLHPDIANVYKGTNDRLDTLNDKVDMLLRHLS; encoded by the exons ATGTTAGGGAAACGCAAGG ATACACCAGCAATGGTGGCTCCGCTGAAAATCGACACCTCCAGAGAAATGGAGATTTACTCGCGCGACGACAAAGAAGACGGCACCCACGGCAGCTCACATAACAACCATCTCGTGGGCGCAgaagaggacgaggacgaggactTGGATGATGATCCCTTCGAGCACCAGAGCTCATCGCCCTCCATTCACGAGGACGAAATCGACTTTGACTACGTCTACGCCTTTAAGACGTTTGTGGCCACGGAAAAGGGCCAGGCCAACGCTGTCAAGGGCGACGCCATGGTGCTGCTGAACGACTCCAACTCGTACTGGTGGCTCGTGCGGCTAGTCAAGGACTCATCTGTGGGTTTCTTGCCGGCCGAGCATGTGGAAACACCCTGGGAACGGCTTGCACGTCTCAACAAGCACAGAAACGGCGAGCTGGCGTCTCCAGCCAACGATTCACATGGCTTTTCGTCCTTTTTTGGCGCAGAAAAAGAGGGCAAGGGCTCCAACCCGTTCAATAAGatcttcaagaagaaggaaaaggcCAAGAGTGTCGCCTTTAACGGCAACCCCACCTATGTGTCGGCTTCcgaatacgagtacagcGACGGTTATGAaggagaggaggacgatgatACACACGACGAAGAACACGACTACGAAGagaacgaggaggaagaagaggaggaagtcgaggaggaagacgaccAAGATACAGAACGTGTGGTTCGGCATTTGCAGCAGAAACAAACTGATGCTCGCAACAAACCAGGACACATCAACCCCCTGGTCGCCAATGCTCACTCTCCACACAATGCGCCACAGCCGGTTCTGTCGCCCGATCTAGACAAGGCGCCCACTCCTCTGGTGGTTAACAAGGTGCGCAAGGCTCCTGCCAATCTCACCGTTGACACCAGCTTGAGACCTGGAGGAACACCCAACGTCATCGTGgccaacaaccccaaccacCCCAACTCCCAGGTGCATTCGTCCTGGGATGCCAATGCATCGagtgaggaggaggagcaggaatCCAACTCAAACctgaccaaggaggtcGGCGAGGAGAGTGGAATCAGTGAAGAGAgcgtcatcatcaccagtCAACGGCCTGCCAATGCAtcagcggcagcagcagcagcagcagcagcagcagcggtaGTAGCGGCAGATCGTTCGGCGGATCGTTCGGCAGATCGTTCTATAGATCGTTCAGTTGAACGGTCCAGGGCCGCATCTCAGGGCTCGGTTGCATCTTCCAttctgcctcctccttcgGATCATCGACTGTCTGTATCTTCTCAGAACTCGGACAGTTCAGCCGTGAGTCAAGCGTCAGGCAAAAAGCGTTTCTCGTTGTTACGTGCAAAGTCTTCGGTGGACAATTTGCAGCGGGCCAGTTCTGGAGGTTCAGCTACAGGCCGATTGGTAGGACTTTTCAAGCGAAAATCAAAGGAGACAATGAAGAAGGGatccaaggagctggagcctGTGCGCTCACCGGCATCCTCAGTCCACTCTGCATCATCTTCGGTGCATCAAGCGGCTGACCAGAGCGATCTAGCCAGTATCGACGAGGAAGGAGATAGTGCAAGTACACCTAACAGTGCAGGAGGAGTGGTTTCAGGAGTATACCCTGTGAAACCGGGGTCGCATAGAAAAGGCTCGTATTCGTCCGTTTCGTCGGTTCGATCCCAGGGatctcttctgtctcaaCACTCTTCGCAGCAACAGTCTCCCATGCAGGCCCGACACGCGGGTCCTGCCTCCTCTGTGGCTCCCTTGGCTCCGAGGCCCAACCGGCCCATGTCCCAGCCTGTCGTTCAAGCCCCCATGGGCCCTCAGTTGCATCACAGCCATTCTGTCGGCAGTTCTCCAGCTACTCCTCAGTACCCAACGCATCAGAATAGCCAGCCTCATCAACTACATCACACTCAGGGACAGCAccctcatcatctccaaaaaCATCTTCCTGGGCAGGCTCCTGGCCACTCGAGCTTAGGCCCCATGCCTTCGTATGCCCCTGGCATGCATGAGCAAGTTGTCAGAGGCAACGGCAATGGTCCTAACAGTAATGGTAACGGACACTTCCCCGGCCAGGCTCCTGGGCACGCCAGTCTAGGTCCTATGCCTTCGCATCCCCCTGGCCAGTTTCCTGGTCAAGGTAGAGGGCACACTTCGATGGGTAGTTTCCAGCCCAATGGAATTAATGGCAACGGAGCAGCTCCTCATCTGCGTTCTGATATGCGGTCTGATATGCGATCTGATATGTACTCTCGAGACTTGCCTCAGAACATTGACGATGCGCATAATGGTCATAGGCAGCCTGGTAGCGAACGGCAATCTAACAACCCCTTCCCTGAGCGACagtccagcagcagtccTTTCCCGGAAAGACGAGATAGCAGACAGCAAATGCAACAGCCTCAAGGTGAgtctcatcatcaccaccaccatccGCTGGCACATCCAGACCTCCCCAGGGCTCTTTCTCCCGAACGCCAAGTTGGCCGAATGACTCCGGAGGAGCGTCCTTTGCATATTGTTCGTCCCCAGGTGCAATCTCAGACTCCCACGGGTCCTTTTGCCGATCTGTCTCCCCTCAAGACCTTCAACCGCGAGTACGGTTCATCCTCCACTCTGGGATCTAGCCAGGGACTTCCTCCAGTGTCGCCCATCAAGACTGTCAACAGCGGACGAGTCACTCCCACTTCTCAGATCCCTACCCCGTCTCAAGCATCTTTCTACAATGAGCATGGTGAGGTAGTTGAAGCTGAGTCGATTCGGGCTGTTGACTCGGATGCAGTTACGTCTCCGGTTGGCGGTATGTCTGACGTTACTTCTCCCATCAGTGGCATGTCTGACACGGTGACCTCTCCTATGGAATCTGATCCCTTTGGAGTCCATGATCCTCGTACAAACACAGCTGCGCCTCCATGGCCCTCGGCTATTGACACGAGCAGCCACCACAACCAGGGTCTGGGCGACGATGTGGAGATTGAGTCGATCGGCTCCGACCTCTCCAGCTCGCATGACGGCAACTACGACAACCACTTGCATCCCCATGGAATCCCTTCCAAGGAACAGACTCCCTCAGTGGTGTCGATAGTGTCTTCGTTTGACGATGAGCTGGAGACCCCCactgtggctgtggccAAACACATGAGTCTGACACCGCAGTTGGCTGGTTTTGAGGCCTCCGAGTTTGCGGGACGGTCTACTCCTGATGCTAGTGATGCCCGCACTCCCCAGCTCGAGAATATTGATGATGCTGACGATAACAATGGAAACACCACTCCTCATGTTGGCGCTGGAGACCGTGATGATTCCAATGAGAGCGAGATTGGCAACAGTACATTGACTCGTGCCCCTGTGGCCAATCTTGATGCCCCTAGTGCTCCTACACCTGTGGCACCCCTGGCTCATCATCGAATCCAGCCTGGAAACGTATCCACGCAGTCGGTACAGTCGTTTGCCACGGCTCACAATGGCTtctcttctgcttctctgGCGTCGTCGTTCTCCACATCTTCTCTCTTGGACGGCTACGAGCAGCGAAGTGAGGAGACTGTGGATGAGTCCCCTGTGTCCGAGATGGCTGAGGCGCCTGGCTTTGGTGAGCCCAAGGCGTTGAACGACTCTGGACATGGTCGAGCGGCCAGCGATGCCTCTACCAGCACCATCAGACGAATCCCCATTAACAAGTCCAAGCGATATTCCACCACGCTGCATCCTGATATTGCCAACGTGTACAAGGGCACCAACGACCGGCTGGATActctcaacgacaaggTTGACATGCTGCTTCGCCATTTGTCGTAA
- a CDS encoding uncharacterized protein (Compare to YALI0F01837g, similar to DEHA0B08261g Debaryomyces hansenii IPF 9819.1), with the protein MAYRRKKFFGKRTEAGHVARTPSQLQEVYSDDDDGEGEDVEMWDQPEVKDTHNADSGSPASPAAAMPPRMSDSLYQETKAEAEASAGPQGAPGDLYSLIRTFPLFKMAPNAFVIAVSAKLRIQQVSPQEYIVTQGDEAKAMYWILKGQVNVTSRDGESVYAELEAGSFFGEIGILFDRPRTATVLASTKCVLAVLKGDSLNDILPKFPAMERAIRDEAQERLAIIEKTKINQRKSLLTGMVSPTTSIRNLLHEMPLFRHIPETIVHKLALAVEPRTYEPFQYIIKQDTIGQEIYFLTSGIVEVIDEREIGTAAHIIARLTKGSYFGEMAFLSSNPVRTASIRSISMVECLVLTTDTLESLCSQYPDIQQHIEQTASARIEQYHRDPKTHDIINNTTTDTQSAGAGPALPVDMTRRRSVADFGGKKNYSLFTVSRGGATFFSEPKDYHISLPGAENTTVSPMTSNHSHTRRYSTGTVFEPVISRDGRVVFSNSWESNSGVSEEAPLSLGNYQMAQPRKCLSAGSSGATSPSKRPAFDNRDDEPLGKDKREMSPRDSSPSSPGAAPLARSSSTGASVKTISPQRYSSFLLHPRLKKQKTFQRRKSSLFNVGPFSDAIQVKIFAYLDLPDLMVLQRVCQHWRQLLLTCPLPELDLKPYNRSIDDTSIVSIVNFVGARPKLVDISSCFHLTDDGFSYLVNGIGLAKIRVFKMTSVWEVSGMAIMDLTVPSIGADLEEVDLSNCRKVGDSTLARLVGWVQEEGGENSGDRETSPSSSVVGCPKLKRITISYCKHITDRSMHHMAVYAADRLEMLNLTRCTTITDHGFGYWNIRPFTRLRELVLADCTFLSDKAIISIVGAAKNLEFLDLSFCCALSDVSVEVLSLGCPSLKSLNLSFCGSAVSDANLRAVAMHLLDLEHLSVRGCVRVTAVGVDTILAGCLKLKTLDITQCKNAGGWNQGDSKVVVKTT; encoded by the coding sequence ATGGCGTATCGACGCAAAAAGTTCTTTGGAAAACGCACAGAAGCCGGCCACGTGGCCCGCACGCCGTCACAGCTGCAGGAGGTGTActcggacgacgacgacggcgAGGGTGAAGATGTGGAGATGTGGGACCAGCCCGAGGTCAAGGATACACACAACGCCGATTCCGGATCGCCAGCGTCGCCAGCCGCCGCAATGCCTCCACGAATGAGCGACTCTCTGTACCAGGagaccaaggccgaggccgaggcttCTGCTGGCCCGCAGGGTGCTCCAGGTGACCTGTACTCGCTGATCCGCACGTTCCCGCTGTTCAAAATGGCCCCCAACGCCTTTGTTATTGCCGTGTCGGCCAAGCTGCGCATCCAGCAGGTGTCGCCACAGGAGTACATTGTCACACAGGgcgacgaggccaaggccatgtACTGGATCCTCAAGGGCCAGGTCAATGTGACGAgcagagatggagagagtGTTTAtgccgagctggaggctgGCTCGTTTTTCGGCGAGATTGGAATTCTGTTTGATCGACCGCGAACGGCAACGGTTTTAGCATCGACAAAGTGCGTGTTGGCGGTTCTCAAAGGCGACAGTCTCAATGACATCCTGCCAAAATTTCCAGCAATGGAACGAGCTATCAGAGACGAGGCCCAGGAGCGTCTGGCCATCATCGAAAAAACGAAAATCAACCAGCGTAAGTCCCTTTTGACTGGAATGGTGTCGCCCACTACGTCAATCCGAAACCTCCTACACGAAATGCCGTTGTTCCGACACATTCCAGAAACAATAGTGCATAAGCTGGCGCTGGCAGTAGAGCCTCGCACTTATGAGCCGTTCCAGTACATCATTAAGCAGGACACAATTGGCCAGGAGATTTACTTTCTGACCAGCGGCATCGTGGAGGTCATTGACGAGCGGGAAATTGGCACGGCGGCACACATCATTGCCCGGTTGACCAAGGGGTCGTACTTTGGAGAAATGGCGTTCCTGAGCTCTAATCCCGTACGAACCGCGTCCATTCGATCAATCAGCATGGTGGAGTGTCTGGTTCTGACTACAGACACGCTGGAGTCGCTGTGTTCTCAGTACCCCGATATTCAACAACATATCGAGCAAACAGCCTCGGCTCGAATAGAGCAATATCACCGGGACCCAAAAACACATGACATTATTAACAATACTACAACAGATACACAAtcagctggagctggaccAGCTTTACCTGTCGATATGACTAGACGCCGCTCAGTGGCTGATTTTGGCGGTAAGAAGAACTACAGCTTGTTCACCGTCagtcgaggaggagctacCTTCTTTAGTGAGCCCAAGGATTACCATATTTCTCTTCCAGGAGCAGAAAACACGACAGTGTCGCCTATGACAAGTAACCATTCTCATACTAGACGATACAGCACAGGCACGGTTTTCGAGCCTGTCATTTCCCGTGATGGTCGAGTCGTCTTTTCCAACTCGTGGGAATCTAACTCGGGCGTGTCTGAAGAGGCACCCTTGTCTCTGGGCAATTATCAGATGGCTCAGCCTCGGAAATGTCTTTCCGCAGGAAGCAGTGGTGCTACCTCTCCTTCCAAACGGCCTGCCTTTGACAATCGAGATGACGAACCACTTGGAAAAGATAAACGGGAAATGTCTCCTCGAGATTCTTCTCCCTCTTCACCTGGTGCAGCTCCTCTGGCTAGATCTTCGTCTACTGGAGCTAGTGTTAAGACGATTTCCCCCCAGCGATACTCGTCGTTCCTCTTGCATCCTCGGCTCAAGAAGCAAAAGACATTTCAGCGACGAAAGTCGTCGCTGTTTAACGTCGGCCCCTTCTCCGATGCCATCCAGGTTAAAATATTTGCATATCTTGATCTTCCTGACCTGATGGTGCTACAGAGAGTATGTCAGCACTGGCGGCAGTTGCTTCTCACGTGTCCTCTCCCTGAGCTGGATCTTAAGCCCTACAATAGATCCATTGATGATACATCCATCGTTTCAATCGTCAACTTTGTGGGCGCTCGACCAAAGCTGGTAGACATTAGCTCCTGTTTCCACCTGACTGATGACGGTTTCTCCTACCTGGTCAACGGCATCGGACTGGCAAAGATCCGGGTCTTCAAAATGACTTCAGTTTGGGAGGTGTCAGGCATGGCCATCATGGATCTCACTGTGCCTTCAATTGGAGCTGATCTAGAAGAAGTGGATCTTTCCAACTGCCGTAAAGTGGGAGATTCGACTCTAGCACGACTAGTGGGATGGGTTCAAGAAGAGGGCGGAGAAAACAGCGGAGATAGAGAGACGTCACCTTCGTCTTCGGTGGTCGGATGTCCCAAGCTGAAACGCATCACCATTAGCTACTGCAAACACATCACCGACCGAAGCATGCACCATATGGCTGTGTATGCAGCTGATCGGCTGGAGATGCTCAATCTCACCCGATGTACTACAATCACCGACCATGGGTTCGGATACTGGAACATCAGGCCCTTTACACGACTCAGGGAGCTGGTTTTGGCGGACTGCACATTTCTGTCCGACAAGGCCATCATTTCTATTGTTGGCGCTGCGAAGAATCTCGAGTTCTTGGACCTATCATTCTGCTGTGCGCTGTCAGACGTATCTGTGGAGGTTCTTTCTCTGGGATGTCCGTCACTCAAGAGTCTGAATCTGTCCTTCTGTGGCTCGGCCGTGTCCGATGCTAATCTTCGGGCGGTGGCCATGCATCTTTTGGACCTGGAGCATCTGAGTGTGCGAGGTTGTGTTCGAGTGACTGCGGTTGGAGTGGATACAATTCTTGCGGGGTGTCTGAAGCTCAAGACGCTGGACATTACCCAGTGCAAAAATGCTGGTGGTTGGAACCAGGGCGATAGCAAGGTGGTTGTCAAGACTACCTGA